From the genome of Trachemys scripta elegans isolate TJP31775 chromosome 2, CAS_Tse_1.0, whole genome shotgun sequence:
CCTGCACCTCATATAGCCACTAACACCTGCACAAAGTGATCACAAAGAAGGTGTGAAATGCTACCCAATCAGAGTGGCAACATGTGCAAGGTAATGGAGAGTCAGACCCAGAAAATTCCCACTGTTCTACAGGATTGATTCCTtgaataacactgagttcctgtaaCAAGGAACTTCTTTCCTGCAGaacaaataaaaattttaatgaGATCAAGGAGGACAAGACATAGCAGCCACCTCAGACAGTGGATGATTTGTCTCTGCATGGTTTGTAACCTCTACTATTTTTGGTAACAGTTCAACAACATTTGTTATAAAAGAATATATTTCTATTACTCTGGTCAAAGaatctttttaatataaaatttttcaaatgtataaataaaagtataaaaaaataCAATCAACAAAGCCAATTGGATTTTTGCCTCAAAAATGACTGACCAAAAATTTGTGCTAATTTGTATTCTTCAGTGATCCCTAGCTAATTAATCCTCTCAACAATCATGTGTGGTAGTTAAGTAATAGCTGTTATTCCCATCAAGAACCTGCAAGGTGCTAAGAAAtgtggcctgatccagcaaaacgcTTAAGaacatgtttaactttaggcatatgagtagtcccactgtaGGATTGAGCCCTCAGCAGTTTTTCCATGGCCGAGTCAGCAGTGAATGGGTTAGAAGCTAGTAGTTCCTGAATCCCAGCACCAAGTTTACTCTACTAAACCACACTGTCTCTCTTCTTTATCTTAGAGATAGATCCAAGGTACAAAATTCTGTACCAGAGTCTGAACAACCCAATGTTTGGGAGTGTTGGAATCTGAGCTTTTACCATTATAGAGGTATAGActgactgcaaaaaaaaaaaaaaaaaaatcagatccgGAATCTAACACCCTTCTGAAGCACACCAAGTTCTTTGTTCTTGTCCATCTCTACTAGGACAGTAACATTCAATCCATGCAGGAAATGCAACTCAATTCACTTCATGAATAGTTACTTTAACTTGCACTCACTCTCAGCCTCATGAGCCACGTAGGTAGGAAGTCCTCTGCATAAAGCTTCAATGTTCTTTCCGTAAGGGGTCAGATCAGGGACTCTGGTCTTTGAGACAATGAATCTCAGTTCCTTCGGAGGAGGCTCTTGAGCTCCGGTCTTCTAAACATCCGGAAAGCAAACTCAGAACAATGTCATTCAATAAAACTGATGACTAGAATCATTTATTACAATTTATGTTCCTGTACTGACATTTCTGACACAGTGCACAGTGTGTGCCAGGCTGAATAGGGTCCTCCAGACCAGAAGCAAGCAGGGAATGAGCTCCTCAACTCAGATCTCACACAGGGGCACAAAGTGGAGGAAGGGACAGAAGACGCAACCATGCATTATGAGAAGAGCATTGAAACCCCATAAAGCTGACTGCGGAAAAGAGAAAGGTAATCTATACTTTACCTGGGCCTTCTCTCTAAAATATTCCCTTAATCCTATGCTCAATCCTGTACATGGGTTTGTAGATAGGAGAAGTGAGGGGTTGGgaatctattaatttattttctcataACCATGACAAATGAGAAGGCAGGAACATGTGTATTAAACACATTTGCTGGAAATGTTTATAACCTGTTCTTGAGAACGCTAATGAATATATTGATTAGAACGGCATATTGTTTGGTAGAACTAAgtgaaaattggaatttccatcccacaaaAAAGCCTGatgtttcaacatttgttttcatcatgaattggaacaaaaagttgaaatactgAAATTTTTCAAGGAATATAAAATTCCAGAAATTTTTTGATTTGGCAAtgtaaaatttcattttgcatttttgatcaaaaaggaacattttgatatttttgaatcaaattgtttttcttcagtttatTGAACTGACCCAAACTGCTGTCTTTTGTCTCAGTTCAGCATTAAGCTGTACTTTCCTATTCTGGCTCATTGCCTCCTGGGAGCTGTAGATAAGGTTGCCTGATGTCCCTGTTCTCCTCTGTGGGCAGGCTCTCTGACTCAAGtacatgtcccatgatgcacctgCAATGATGTGACTCCCATGACATGTAATGCCACTCAGTCAGAAGAAAAACTCTGTTGTATCATGAGAGATGTAAAattgaactgactcaaaatgaagcattttggaTTAAACTGATCCAAAACAAAATAGTTAGTTTATATTTTCCcaataaaaaaatgaattaatcaaaaacaaaatttcccatagaaaatttcaattttgcagcaactgcattttccatcagaaaatcattctgttgaaaaattcccagctAGCTCTATTGTTGAGCTTGGGTTATTTGAAGCAGTGCTGAAGGCTGTGATGGACTATGATGGGGTATCTTCCaataaggaattttaaaaacaccTCAAATCTGTCCCTAACTCGGTGCCATCTGGTCTTCTCCAGAGTGAGAAAGTATGTTTTTCAGGAATATTTCGATGAGCCCCAGAGTTATGTCATATTTCGCAGGGAGGACTGAGAAATATCCCTCTAGTTGTATGGTGGGATTGTAACAAggggctgagctcttttgaaaatctagccccaatTGTGTGTTCTGAGCCATTGAAAATATGTCCTTGAGTTCCTTTGAAAAATTGGCCGCCTCTAAAGCCTTGGAGAAAACCACGTTTGGCCAGAGACATTTGTTCCCCTCCAATTTCAGCTGTTCAGAACATGGATTTTATCTgatgtgaaaaattttgaaatttgatatTTTGTTCATCCTAATTAGGATGAAAaaccaaaattttgaattttttcatgaaatgaaattctggaaaaaatattttcagttgtattgtttcatttcaatacattcagaatgtttcattttcattctgaccctgctggggtttttttatatatattatatatataaataaaatcagcagaatcaaaatgaaaatattatatatttatatttaaaaacaaagctacAAAAAAACTTTGttacaaaaatgtcaaaacaggactCTTCTAaagttttttcatattttttcctgaataaaattttgtcaaaatcaatatGATATTGTAAAAATTTTCAGTTTCATCTAAAGAGgaatttctgacagaaaactgttttgaTGAACATTTTCCTACCTACAACAGCTCTACCTCCAGCATCTTAAGATGATTCATTTGCACAATTAGCTTTATGCTACTAGGGTTTGTTTATatagggacactcaggaaagttaagatgAATTCATTAAAGGTGTGAAGTTAATGTGCATAAATTAAAGTGTCTTaacacccccctgcccccactgcggACAATCTCAGAAAATGGCCCAAGTTTGTGGAGGATTAAACTACAGTGAACTAAAGCCACTTTAGTCGTGAATGAGAGCATGTGTGggggtgtagacaagcccttagaaaaaaGCAACCTCACTCCCACCCATCGTTCCAGCATTCCCTTCCATCTTACCTTCCTTTCGCTAATCAGTTTGGGAATGACTGCAATATCAGGCATggcatttttgttcattttagcAATGATGCAAGATTTCTTGGAAAATACCCTGGTTGCCATGAAGCCCTGTAAAATAAAGTTGCAAAGAGCTAGACGTTTTGTTTGAGCGGGTCTACAATAAATGAGACTCAAATCAggtttgtttaattttgaaattaaataacatttaatacagatttcccctcccccccgacattTAGACCAATTTTATAAATGATAAATTATTAGTAATTTCCATGCATTCTGACTAATCATTTAGGCACTACTCCAGTCAGAGGCTCCATAAGTTTCCCAAAAATGCATGTTTGCCACTTACATTGCCGTAGTCCCAAACAGAATTCCATGAGTTCCAGCCATTGTTTGTGTCAATGTTGGCCACGTGCCTATCGTTGTTGATGTTCACAGTCTGGTGTGAATTTCCACCTTTGTTTCCCTGATTGTTTTCGTTCACAttcttggatttaaaaacaaaaagtgacaAACATTTAGGTTTTTTGGGTTTCTCTCTGTCAAAAGGGCTTTGGAAAATCATTGCTGTTAAAATTATGTTATAGTGATGTAATGAAGTAAGCCATGCCTACCCACGCAGAGGCTACTAAAGCTTTCATGCCAAACTCTGAAATCTCTTATTCTATCTTATGCAGCCCTTCTTCAGCAAATGCTATTGATACAAATCTAGAGctggagttttgcttgagtgagAACTCAGTAAGAATTTGTCCAATTGGCTTCAGTTAAAATATAGCCAGATCATTCAATCACAGATCATCCCTAACAGATTTTCCCTTCCTGCATGGAAGTAAGGGGTCATCTGTCTTTGCAGGACAGACCCTCACTTTTCCAGATCCTACTGACAGTGCTCAACAGGGAGAGAactcaatcatcatcatcaccaccaataataataataatgataaaaaacgatttgtttgtttgaattattGTAGCATCTACAAGCTCCAGTCATGAATCAGGACAATCATGCTTAAAAGCCTGTTTGGAGATGGGTTTGTTGTTTTCAATCACATTTATAGTATAATGAATTAAGTTTCTGCAATGGACAAGAAACTCTTGTGAGGTTACCATTGGGTTACATACATTTGTCATTGTTTTAACCTGTTGTTATGGGGCAGTCAGAACCATTCCTAAATATTAACATATCTTTGTGATCAAATTTTCATCATTATTAATATACTCAGTAGTTTCCTACGGTTtgattctcatttatgctaagGCCTTTTTACACCAGTCTGACAGTAGGAAAGGACCTTAAATTGTGTGTAAATTAAATATATGCCCTTTGCAAGGACTGTTTATACTACCAGAGCAGCATAACAAGGAGtaagtataaatgagaatcaagctcataatatatatataatagtatCTCAATGGAATTTTTTCCACTGATGGAACAAATATTCATTTTCCCACTAGGAACTCGATCAATACCCACAACAGTTTGACAATGGCAGAACAATACTGATGCATTGCGATAGATATTATACAATTTTTCCTTTCATGTTTGGTCTGACATGCAGTAAAGTTAATAGCAAAATCATTCTCTGAATAGGTTAGctgaataattattttctttagaaCACAAATCCAGTCTTGTGATATTGCATTTTTATGTGTTAAGGACATTTTAGATTTTTCTTCAGAAACATCTTTCAGAGATGTGAAAATTCATGAAgcataaattaaacaaattgaCAGGAGGAATATTATGAAACATATTTGATCTTTATACTCACATCAGTAGCAAGAGATGGAGTTAGGAAGACTCCAAGAAGACCAGCAATCACAATCTGAAATAAACATTGAAAGCATATCAGTATAAAGGCTGATATGGCTAAAAATATAGTAAGAAGAACCTTGACACACACCTTTCCTCCAAGTTGATGTAAAGTAACGTATCTGGACTGCTTTCACTCTCACACTGGATGCATATTACTTCAGTGGATTTATGTCTTTGCTGACACTAGTGTGAAATCAGATTCAGCTCCATTGCTTTAATTTTTTACATATCAGCTATTTAAGATTATTTAAAGATCCTTCAGTCCTCGCTTACATATTAGCTTGGGAAATACTTTTTTGCTTGAGTAAGGCGAGCAGGATTATGCTTAtactatttaaaaattacaaaaagtGGGC
Proteins encoded in this window:
- the LOC117872919 gene encoding gastrokine-1-like, producing MKLSIVIAGLLGVFLTPSLATDNVNENNQGNKGGNSHQTVNINNDRHVANIDTNNGWNSWNSVWDYGNGFMATRVFSKKSCIIAKMNKNAMPDIAVIPKLISERKKTGAQEPPPKELRFIVSKTRVPDLTPYGKNIEALCRGLPTYVAHEAERAKGANYFSIDCVDASILWVINIGFCGVSSK